Proteins encoded together in one Roseibacterium elongatum DSM 19469 window:
- a CDS encoding GcvT family protein, giving the protein MKTQVKALVVGGGAVGTSIAYHLARAGWEDVMLLERDELTSGSTWHAAGLLPLFNMSYATSHIHDYSVKFYKTLEEETGLNAGFAVVGNLRMAQTQDRMDEYMLYASTAETVGIPYEWMTPDQIKARWPLVRTEDLKGAIYHPTDGYINPADVTMAMAKGARQRGVMIERKWQVDGYDWAGDHWKVTCTKMGEKGGNLIPTDETIVIAAEHVVTATGNHAQRTARMLGIKIPAIPVEHQFIVTEPDPAIVAWRKDGNAEHPVLRDADAKWYVREERGGWILGPYERNAPARFLYDVPDSFRADLFPLDLERIEEEYMSMIHRLPSSEEVGLKDDYNGPICYTPDGNPLVGPAPGLRNMWLAEGFSFGITAAGGTGYYLAQMMVEGEAEIDMASLDPKRYGDWMTTEYAARKNEECYEHVYILHHPDEEREACRPLRTAPAYDRQKALGAQFGCVNGWERPNYYGPLDAPDSFDHDARSFRRGGWWQYAKAEARAIREGAGLIDATAFAKHRVFGPGATPFLDWFTTNKLPKVGRINLTYALTAAGTTRTEYTIVRVAEDDYYLISAGAWEAYDSDFLSKAEEDWWAANAGPDNWMGIENVTTKWGVFAIAGPKSRDVLREIVKDADPDTVLSNKRFPWLSMRNIELGMCPVRAVRVAYTGELGWELHHPMEMQNYLWDQLMSAGEKHGLTPVGARAQNWLRQEKSYRAFGTELGRDATPLEAGLDRFVDLDKAFHGKAAMLDTGIRSKCVTLLIDGPEGADPWGREALYDGDTKVGRLTSGGYSVAFGKSIGMGYVRPDLAEVGTRLKVRMFDQPWQAEVVQDSPYDPTNAAIRKDG; this is encoded by the coding sequence ATGAAGACCCAGGTCAAAGCCCTTGTCGTCGGCGGCGGTGCCGTCGGCACCTCGATCGCCTATCACCTCGCGCGCGCGGGGTGGGAGGACGTGATGCTTCTGGAACGCGACGAGTTGACCTCCGGCTCCACCTGGCATGCCGCGGGCCTCTTGCCGCTGTTCAACATGTCCTATGCAACCAGCCACATCCACGACTACAGCGTGAAGTTCTACAAGACGCTGGAAGAAGAGACCGGGCTGAACGCGGGCTTTGCCGTGGTGGGCAACCTGCGCATGGCGCAGACGCAGGACCGCATGGATGAATACATGCTTTATGCCTCGACCGCCGAGACGGTGGGCATCCCCTATGAATGGATGACGCCCGATCAGATCAAGGCGCGTTGGCCACTGGTGCGGACCGAGGATCTGAAGGGCGCGATCTACCACCCGACCGACGGCTACATCAATCCCGCCGACGTCACGATGGCCATGGCCAAGGGCGCGCGCCAGCGCGGCGTGATGATCGAGCGCAAGTGGCAGGTCGATGGCTACGACTGGGCGGGCGATCACTGGAAGGTCACCTGCACGAAGATGGGCGAGAAGGGCGGCAACCTGATCCCGACCGATGAGACCATCGTCATCGCGGCCGAGCATGTCGTCACCGCCACCGGCAATCACGCGCAGCGCACCGCGCGGATGCTGGGCATCAAGATCCCCGCGATCCCGGTGGAACACCAGTTTATCGTGACCGAACCCGACCCCGCCATTGTCGCCTGGCGCAAGGACGGCAACGCCGAGCACCCGGTTCTGCGCGATGCCGACGCCAAGTGGTACGTGCGCGAGGAACGCGGCGGCTGGATCCTTGGCCCTTACGAGCGCAACGCGCCCGCGCGCTTTCTCTACGATGTGCCCGACAGTTTCCGCGCCGATCTTTTCCCGCTCGACCTGGAGCGGATCGAAGAGGAATACATGTCGATGATCCATCGCTTGCCCAGTTCGGAAGAGGTGGGCCTGAAAGACGATTACAACGGCCCGATCTGCTACACCCCCGATGGCAACCCGCTGGTGGGCCCCGCGCCGGGCCTGCGCAACATGTGGCTGGCCGAGGGCTTCAGCTTCGGCATCACGGCGGCCGGCGGCACCGGCTATTACCTCGCCCAGATGATGGTCGAGGGCGAGGCCGAGATCGACATGGCGTCGCTTGACCCCAAACGCTACGGCGACTGGATGACGACCGAGTATGCCGCCCGCAAGAACGAGGAATGCTACGAACACGTCTACATCCTTCACCACCCTGACGAAGAGCGCGAGGCCTGCCGCCCGCTGCGCACCGCGCCGGCCTATGATCGGCAAAAGGCGCTCGGGGCGCAGTTCGGCTGCGTGAACGGGTGGGAACGGCCCAACTACTACGGGCCGCTGGATGCGCCCGACAGTTTCGATCACGACGCCCGTAGCTTCCGCCGTGGCGGATGGTGGCAATACGCCAAGGCCGAGGCCCGCGCGATCCGCGAGGGGGCGGGCCTGATCGACGCGACCGCCTTTGCCAAGCATCGCGTGTTCGGCCCCGGCGCGACCCCGTTTCTCGACTGGTTCACCACCAACAAGCTGCCCAAGGTCGGGCGCATCAACCTGACCTATGCCCTGACCGCCGCGGGTACGACGCGAACGGAATACACCATCGTCCGCGTGGCCGAGGATGACTATTACCTCATCTCCGCCGGCGCGTGGGAGGCCTATGACAGCGATTTCCTCAGCAAGGCCGAGGAAGACTGGTGGGCCGCCAATGCCGGCCCCGACAACTGGATGGGGATCGAGAACGTCACCACAAAATGGGGCGTCTTCGCCATCGCCGGGCCGAAATCGCGCGACGTGCTGCGCGAGATCGTCAAGGATGCCGACCCCGATACGGTGCTGTCGAACAAGCGTTTCCCGTGGCTGTCCATGCGCAATATCGAGTTGGGCATGTGCCCGGTGCGCGCCGTGCGCGTGGCCTATACCGGCGAGTTGGGGTGGGAGTTGCACCACCCGATGGAGATGCAGAATTACCTGTGGGACCAGTTGATGTCGGCGGGCGAAAAGCACGGGCTGACACCGGTGGGCGCGCGGGCGCAGAACTGGCTGCGGCAGGAAAAATCCTACCGCGCCTTCGGCACCGAACTGGGCCGGGACGCCACGCCGCTCGAGGCGGGTCTCGACCGGTTCGTCGATCTCGACAAGGCGTTCCACGGCAAGGCCGCGATGCTGGACACCGGAATCCGGTCGAAATGCGTGACCCTGCTGATCGACGGGCCCGAGGGTGCCGACCCCTGGGGGCGCGAGGCGCTTTATGACGGCGACACCAAGGTGGGCCGCCTGACCTCGGGCGGTTATTCAGTGGCGTTCGGCAAATCCATCGGCATGGGCTATGTGCGGCCCGATCTGGCCGAGGTGGGGACCAGGTTGAAGGTGCGGATGTTCGACCAGCCGTGGCAGGCCGAGGTGGTTCAGGACAGCCCCTACGATCCGACCAATGCCGCGATCCGCAAGGATGGCTGA
- a CDS encoding 2-hydroxyacid dehydrogenase, which translates to MPSQRLSVVVTRRLPEAVETRMKELFDVELNEDDHPMTKGELVAAMSRADVLVPCIADRIDGAMLAQAGERLKLIANYGAGVDHIDVSTARQRGVLVTNTPGVMTDDTADMVMALILSVLRRVPEGMAIMQSGNWTGWSPTAFMGGRVAGKRLGILGMGRIGQAVARRAQVFGMQVHYHNRRRLHADVEGALEATYWESLDQMIARMDVISINCPHTPSTFHLMNARRLKLLKPEAVIVNTSRGEVIDENALTRMLRAGEIAGAGLDVFEKGREVNPRLRELPNVVLLPHMGSATREGRIEMGEKVLINIKTFADGHRAPDMVVPSML; encoded by the coding sequence ATGCCCAGTCAGCGCCTGAGTGTTGTCGTTACGCGACGGTTGCCCGAAGCGGTCGAGACACGGATGAAGGAATTGTTCGATGTCGAGTTGAACGAGGACGACCATCCCATGACCAAGGGCGAGCTTGTCGCCGCCATGAGCCGGGCCGACGTTCTGGTGCCTTGCATCGCCGACCGGATCGATGGCGCGATGCTGGCGCAGGCGGGCGAGCGTCTGAAGCTGATCGCGAATTACGGCGCCGGGGTGGACCATATCGACGTATCGACGGCCCGGCAGCGCGGGGTGCTGGTGACCAACACGCCGGGCGTGATGACCGATGACACGGCCGATATGGTCATGGCCCTGATCCTGTCGGTGCTGCGCCGCGTGCCCGAGGGTATGGCGATCATGCAGTCGGGCAACTGGACGGGTTGGTCCCCCACGGCCTTCATGGGCGGGCGCGTGGCCGGCAAACGCCTTGGCATTCTGGGCATGGGGCGGATCGGGCAGGCCGTCGCGCGGCGGGCCCAGGTCTTTGGCATGCAGGTGCATTATCACAACCGCCGCCGCCTGCACGCGGATGTCGAGGGCGCGCTCGAGGCGACCTATTGGGAAAGTCTCGATCAGATGATCGCACGGATGGACGTCATTTCGATCAACTGCCCGCACACGCCGTCGACCTTTCACCTGATGAACGCGCGGCGCCTCAAGCTGTTGAAACCCGAAGCGGTGATCGTGAACACCTCGCGCGGCGAGGTGATCGACGAAAACGCCCTGACCCGCATGCTGCGCGCGGGCGAGATTGCGGGCGCGGGCCTCGACGTGTTCGAAAAGGGCCGCGAGGTGAACCCGCGCCTGCGTGAATTGCCCAATGTCGTGCTCTTGCCGCATATGGGCTCGGCCACGCGCGAGGGGCGCATCGAGATGGGCGAGAAGGTGCTGATCAACATCAAGACCTTCGCCGATGGCCACCGCGCCCCCGACATGGTCGTCCCGAGCATGCTGTGA
- a CDS encoding SH3 domain-containing protein yields MLRPEATPAAAEATAVRATPQRTGPVTGFPMPRFVSMGASEGNARRGPSRSHRIDWVFQRRGMPVMVVAEHGHWRRVVDRDGAGGWMHYSLLSGVRTAIVEQDMLSLHARPDPASPVRARAELGVIGRLRECQPDWCLMEVAGYRGWVRSAALWGVEPGESFD; encoded by the coding sequence ATGCTGCGCCCCGAGGCGACGCCCGCCGCGGCCGAGGCGACGGCGGTCCGCGCGACGCCGCAGCGCACGGGCCCTGTCACCGGCTTTCCCATGCCGCGGTTCGTGTCCATGGGCGCCTCCGAGGGGAATGCCCGCCGGGGACCGTCGCGCAGCCATCGCATCGACTGGGTGTTCCAGCGACGTGGCATGCCGGTGATGGTCGTGGCCGAGCACGGACACTGGCGGCGCGTGGTGGACCGCGACGGCGCGGGTGGCTGGATGCACTATTCGCTGCTGTCGGGGGTGCGCACCGCCATCGTCGAGCAAGACATGCTGTCGCTTCATGCGCGGCCCGACCCCGCCAGCCCCGTGCGCGCCCGCGCCGAGTTGGGCGTGATCGGCCGGTTGCGGGAATGCCAGCCCGACTGGTGCCTGATGGAGGTGGCCGGCTACCGTGGCTGGGTGCGCAGTGCCGCGCTTTGGGGTGTGGAGCCGGGCGAAAGCTTCGACTGA
- a CDS encoding M3 family metallopeptidase, with protein MTNPLLTDWNTPFDLPPFGQIEDSHFAPAMEAALDDGRAAIRAIADNPAPPTFANTIEALELADATLDRVAGVFFNLAGSDSNPKRQELQRDFAPKLSAYSSEIVNNTALFRRVDDLWQRRDDLGLSAEQMRVLYLTHRGFVRSGAALEGAARDRLTEVKSRLSVLGTEFTQNLLADEAGWFMELTEDDLEGLPDFVVSAARAAGSEKGAEGPVVTLSRSLIVPFLQFSPRRDLREKAYRAWAARGMNGGETDNRGIATEVLALRDERAKLLGYDSFAAYKLETEMAGTPEAVRDLLMAVWSPAKAAAEADADILAKMMAEDGVNGPLEPWDWRYYAEKRRLAEHDLDEAELKPYFQLDAMIEAAFDCANRLFGLEFRPLDVTLYHPDARAWEVMRNDQHMAVFIGDYFARGSKRSGAWCSAMRSQKKLGGDVRPIVVNVCNFAKGDPALLSYDDARTLFHEFGHALHQMLSDVTYASISGTSVARDFVELPSQLYEHWLEVPEVLEKHARHATTGKAMPRDLLDRLLAAQTYDMGFQTVEYVASALVDLDFHDGAAPADPMAAQAETLARIGMPHAIGMRHATPHFAHVFAGDGYSSGYYSYMWSEVMDADAFAAFEEVGDPFDATLAAKLEHHVLSAGGSAEADALYTAFRGRMPGVEALLKGRGLLDAA; from the coding sequence CTGACCAATCCGCTACTGACCGACTGGAATACGCCGTTCGATCTGCCACCCTTCGGCCAGATCGAGGATTCCCATTTCGCCCCAGCGATGGAGGCCGCGCTGGACGACGGGCGTGCCGCCATTCGCGCCATCGCCGACAACCCCGCGCCGCCGACTTTTGCCAACACGATCGAGGCGCTGGAACTGGCCGACGCGACGCTCGATCGGGTGGCGGGCGTGTTCTTCAACCTCGCCGGGTCGGACTCGAACCCCAAGCGGCAGGAATTGCAGCGCGACTTCGCGCCGAAACTGTCGGCCTATTCCTCGGAAATCGTGAACAACACCGCGCTGTTCCGCCGGGTCGACGACCTGTGGCAGCGCCGCGACGACCTGGGCCTGAGCGCCGAGCAGATGCGCGTGCTCTACCTGACCCATCGCGGGTTCGTGCGGTCGGGCGCGGCGCTGGAAGGGGCCGCGCGAGACCGTTTGACCGAGGTAAAAAGCCGCCTGTCGGTTCTGGGCACCGAATTCACGCAGAATCTGCTGGCCGATGAGGCAGGCTGGTTCATGGAGCTGACCGAAGACGACCTTGAGGGGCTGCCCGATTTCGTCGTGTCCGCCGCACGCGCGGCGGGCTCGGAAAAGGGCGCCGAGGGTCCGGTCGTGACCCTGTCGCGGTCGCTGATCGTCCCGTTCCTGCAATTCTCGCCCCGGCGCGACCTCCGCGAGAAAGCCTACCGGGCCTGGGCCGCGCGCGGGATGAACGGGGGCGAGACCGACAACCGGGGCATCGCGACCGAGGTCCTGGCCCTGCGCGACGAACGCGCCAAACTGCTCGGCTATGACAGTTTCGCGGCCTACAAGCTGGAAACCGAGATGGCCGGAACGCCCGAGGCGGTGCGCGATCTGCTGATGGCCGTCTGGTCACCGGCCAAGGCCGCGGCCGAGGCCGATGCGGATATCCTGGCGAAAATGATGGCCGAGGATGGGGTGAACGGCCCGCTGGAACCGTGGGATTGGCGCTATTACGCGGAAAAGCGGCGGCTGGCCGAGCATGACCTCGATGAGGCCGAGCTGAAGCCCTATTTCCAACTCGACGCGATGATCGAGGCGGCGTTCGATTGCGCGAACCGGCTGTTCGGGCTGGAGTTCCGCCCGCTCGACGTGACGCTCTACCATCCCGACGCGCGGGCCTGGGAGGTGATGCGCAACGACCAGCACATGGCGGTGTTCATCGGAGATTATTTCGCGCGCGGGTCGAAACGGTCGGGCGCGTGGTGTTCGGCCATGCGCAGCCAGAAAAAACTGGGCGGCGATGTGCGGCCCATCGTGGTGAACGTGTGCAACTTCGCCAAGGGCGACCCGGCGCTGTTGTCTTATGACGACGCGCGCACGTTGTTCCACGAGTTTGGCCACGCGCTGCACCAGATGCTGTCGGATGTGACCTATGCCTCGATCAGCGGCACGTCCGTCGCGCGCGATTTCGTGGAACTGCCCAGCCAACTGTATGAACACTGGCTGGAAGTGCCCGAGGTGCTGGAAAAACACGCCCGCCACGCGACAACGGGCAAGGCGATGCCGCGCGATCTGCTGGATCGGCTGCTTGCGGCACAGACCTATGACATGGGGTTTCAGACGGTCGAATATGTCGCCAGCGCGCTGGTCGATCTCGATTTCCACGATGGGGCCGCCCCCGCCGACCCGATGGCGGCACAGGCCGAAACGCTGGCGCGGATCGGGATGCCGCATGCCATCGGCATGCGCCACGCGACACCGCATTTCGCCCATGTCTTTGCCGGTGACGGCTATTCCAGCGGCTATTACAGCTACATGTGGTCCGAGGTGATGGATGCCGACGCCTTCGCCGCCTTCGAAGAGGTCGGCGACCCGTTCGACGCCACCCTCGCCGCCAAGCTGGAACACCATGTTCTGTCCGCTGGCGGCTCGGCCGAGGCGGATGCGCTCTACACCGCCTTTCGGGGGCGCATGCCGGGGGTCGAGGCGCTGCTCAAAGGGCGCGGGCTGTTGGACGCCGCCTGA
- a CDS encoding DUF4399 domain-containing protein produces the protein MKHILIASLLAVASPAFGQGMPAPEGAEVYFIGLEDGATVSSPLTVRFGLSGMGVAPAGTDAEHTGHHHLLVDRAPLGEGPDGEEELLYPLPADDNHRHFGAGQTEVTLDLQPGEHTLQLVLGDMNHVPHTPPVTSDRITVTVE, from the coding sequence ATGAAACATATTCTCATCGCATCGCTGCTTGCTGTCGCCAGCCCCGCCTTCGGGCAGGGCATGCCCGCCCCCGAGGGGGCCGAGGTCTATTTCATCGGGTTGGAGGACGGCGCGACCGTCTCCTCGCCCCTGACGGTGCGGTTCGGCCTGAGCGGCATGGGTGTCGCGCCCGCGGGCACCGATGCCGAACATACCGGGCATCATCACCTGCTGGTGGACCGGGCGCCCCTGGGCGAGGGCCCGGACGGCGAGGAAGAGTTGCTCTACCCGCTGCCCGCCGACGACAATCACCGTCATTTCGGCGCCGGCCAGACCGAGGTGACGCTGGATCTGCAACCGGGCGAGCACACGCTGCAACTGGTTCTGGGCGACATGAACCACGTTCCGCATACGCCACCCGTAACCAGCGACCGGATCACGGTCACCGTCGAGTAA
- a CDS encoding HesA/MoeB/ThiF family protein: protein MLFVFILAGALWGLGAMMKTPVQARLYMLGLLYVAVLGVQVALPAGHPLRELTGGSPALWLLFGGGLVLVLLYRAGLNRLRGRAETAQARREERVPPAASDGPFTGEELERYARHITLPDIGGGGQLALKNAKVLVVGAGGLGAPALLYLAAAGVGRLGVIDHDVVSLSNLQRQVIHTDARQDMPKVFSAEMTLKALNPRIDVRPYNRELTEAIAEDLFADYDLILDGTDSFAVRALVNRAAVAAGRPVIAGAISAWEGQVTLYDPAGGAPCMACVFPEAPAAALSATCAETGVIGALPGVVGSMMALEAVKEICGAGAGLRGRMLIYDALHAETRTVRMQRRADCPVCGDL, encoded by the coding sequence ATGCTGTTCGTTTTCATTCTTGCGGGCGCGCTCTGGGGCTTGGGCGCGATGATGAAGACACCCGTTCAGGCGCGGCTCTACATGCTGGGCCTGCTTTATGTGGCGGTTCTGGGGGTTCAGGTGGCGCTGCCTGCGGGCCACCCCTTGCGCGAACTGACGGGCGGCTCGCCTGCCTTGTGGTTGCTGTTTGGCGGCGGTCTGGTGCTGGTGCTGCTGTATCGTGCGGGGTTGAACCGGCTGCGCGGTCGGGCCGAAACGGCCCAGGCAAGGCGCGAGGAACGCGTGCCGCCGGCCGCGTCCGACGGCCCCTTCACCGGCGAAGAGCTGGAGCGCTACGCCCGCCACATCACGCTGCCCGACATCGGCGGCGGCGGGCAACTGGCGCTGAAAAACGCCAAGGTGCTGGTAGTCGGGGCCGGGGGGCTGGGCGCGCCGGCGCTGCTGTATCTGGCGGCGGCGGGTGTGGGCCGGCTCGGGGTGATCGATCATGACGTGGTCAGCCTGTCCAACCTGCAACGCCAGGTGATCCACACGGATGCACGGCAGGACATGCCCAAGGTCTTTTCGGCCGAGATGACCCTGAAGGCGCTTAACCCGCGGATCGATGTGCGGCCCTATAACCGGGAACTGACCGAGGCGATCGCCGAGGACCTGTTCGCCGATTACGACCTCATCCTGGATGGCACCGACAGTTTCGCGGTGCGCGCGCTGGTCAATCGTGCAGCCGTGGCGGCCGGACGCCCGGTGATCGCCGGGGCGATTTCCGCCTGGGAGGGTCAGGTGACGCTGTATGATCCGGCGGGTGGCGCGCCCTGCATGGCCTGCGTCTTTCCCGAGGCCCCGGCGGCGGCTCTGTCGGCCACCTGCGCCGAGACCGGCGTGATCGGGGCGCTGCCGGGGGTGGTCGGGTCGATGATGGCGCTGGAAGCGGTCAAGGAGATCTGTGGCGCGGGCGCGGGGCTGCGCGGCCGGATGCTGATCTATGATGCCCTGCACGCCGAGACGCGCACGGTCCGGATGCAGCGGCGGGCGGATTGCCCTGTCTGCGGCGACCTCTAG
- the dut gene encoding dUTP diphosphatase: MSVTVEIMREDWADAGIALPDYATAGAAGADLRANFEPERRADGLALRPMGRALVPTGLRLAIPPGYEMQLRPRSGLALKHGVTLLNTPGTIDSDYRGPLGVIVINLGDAPFRIGHGDRIAQAVIAPVVQGRFAVVDTLSATARGAGGFGSTGVG, translated from the coding sequence GTGAGCGTTACCGTCGAGATCATGCGCGAGGACTGGGCCGATGCCGGGATCGCGCTGCCCGACTATGCCACAGCCGGGGCTGCGGGCGCCGATCTGCGCGCGAATTTCGAGCCCGAGCGCCGTGCGGACGGGCTGGCCCTGCGCCCGATGGGCCGCGCCCTCGTGCCGACCGGCCTGCGGCTGGCCATCCCACCGGGCTACGAGATGCAGCTGCGGCCACGCTCGGGCCTTGCGCTGAAGCATGGGGTGACGCTGTTGAATACGCCGGGCACGATCGACAGCGACTATCGCGGGCCCCTCGGGGTGATCGTGATCAACCTTGGGGACGCCCCCTTTCGGATCGGCCATGGCGACCGGATCGCACAGGCCGTGATCGCCCCTGTCGTGCAGGGTCGCTTTGCCGTCGTTGACACCCTGTCCGCCACCGCGCGTGGCGCGGGCGGGTTCGGATCGACCGGGGTCGGCTGA
- the coaBC gene encoding bifunctional phosphopantothenoylcysteine decarboxylase/phosphopantothenate--cysteine ligase CoaBC, whose translation MLTDKRILLIISGGIAAFKSLDLIRRLRDRGATVTPVLTRAAEQFVTPLSASALAGAKVYRDLFDLTDEAEMGHIELSRAADLVVVAPATADLMGKMAAGLANDLASTLLMATDKRVLIAPAMNVRMWDHPATQRNLATLQGDGVMVVGPNEGAMACGEFGPGRMAEMPEIVAAIERALGDGPLRGKHVLVTSGPTHEPIDPVRYIANRSSGAQGTAIAAALRDLGARVSFVTGPADVPPPAGVEVIPVETAQEMAEAVNTVLPADAAVFAAAVADWRVANAAAQKMKKDGSGSLPVLDFAENPDILASVSKLETGRPGLVVGFAAETHDVARHATEKRARKGCDWIVANDVSPATGIMGGSENAVTLITADGAEAWPRLSKDETARRLALRIAEALA comes from the coding sequence ATGCTGACGGACAAGAGAATTCTGCTGATCATCAGCGGCGGTATTGCGGCGTTCAAATCGCTGGATCTGATCCGGCGGCTGCGCGACCGCGGCGCGACCGTCACCCCCGTGCTGACGCGGGCGGCCGAGCAGTTCGTGACCCCCCTCTCGGCCTCGGCGCTGGCCGGTGCAAAGGTCTATCGCGACCTGTTCGATCTGACCGACGAGGCCGAGATGGGCCATATCGAGCTGAGCCGCGCCGCGGATCTGGTCGTGGTAGCCCCCGCCACCGCCGATCTGATGGGCAAGATGGCCGCGGGGCTGGCCAACGATCTGGCCTCGACCCTACTGATGGCGACCGACAAGCGCGTGCTCATCGCGCCCGCGATGAATGTGCGCATGTGGGATCACCCGGCCACACAGCGCAATCTGGCCACGTTGCAGGGCGACGGTGTGATGGTCGTCGGCCCGAACGAGGGCGCCATGGCCTGTGGCGAGTTCGGGCCCGGCCGCATGGCCGAGATGCCCGAGATCGTCGCAGCCATCGAACGCGCGCTGGGCGACGGACCGCTCAGGGGCAAACATGTGCTGGTCACCTCGGGGCCGACTCATGAACCGATCGACCCGGTGCGCTATATCGCCAACCGCTCCTCGGGGGCGCAGGGCACCGCGATTGCGGCCGCGCTGCGCGATCTGGGCGCGCGGGTCAGTTTCGTCACCGGCCCGGCCGATGTTCCGCCGCCGGCCGGGGTCGAGGTGATCCCCGTCGAAACCGCGCAGGAGATGGCCGAGGCCGTCAACACGGTCCTGCCCGCCGATGCCGCCGTTTTCGCCGCCGCGGTCGCCGACTGGCGCGTCGCCAATGCGGCCGCACAGAAGATGAAGAAGGACGGCAGCGGCAGCCTGCCGGTTCTGGACTTCGCCGAAAACCCCGACATTCTGGCCAGCGTCAGCAAACTGGAAACAGGGCGGCCGGGGCTGGTGGTGGGTTTCGCCGCCGAAACCCATGATGTCGCGCGGCACGCGACAGAGAAACGCGCGCGGAAGGGCTGCGACTGGATCGTGGCCAATGATGTCTCGCCCGCGACGGGCATCATGGGCGGATCCGAGAACGCGGTGACCCTGATCACCGCCGACGGGGCCGAGGCATGGCCGCGCCTGTCGAAAGACGAGACAGCGCGCCGTCTGGCCCTACGTATCGCCGAGGCTTTGGCCTGA
- a CDS encoding ChaN family lipoprotein, whose product MIRLTLALILALLAPQAGAEQVQSATAVARAAQGADIVILGEVHDNPAHHRLQAEVVEALAPTALVFEMLTEDGARRVTPDLAADPVALEEVLMWSESGWPDFAMYYPLIAYAQTGPIYGAQVVREAAQGAFANGAAATFGAGAARFGLDRPLPEEEQAAREAAQLAAHCDALPPEILPGFVEAQRLRDAVLARVALDALARHGAPVAIITGNGHARRDWGIPALLAVAAPELEVVSLGQFEAPPDADTPFDLWALADPVARPDPCAAFR is encoded by the coding sequence ATGATCCGTTTGACACTCGCCCTGATCCTGGCGCTGCTTGCGCCGCAAGCCGGTGCCGAACAGGTGCAATCGGCCACGGCGGTTGCCCGTGCGGCGCAAGGCGCCGATATCGTCATCCTTGGCGAGGTTCACGACAACCCCGCCCATCACCGCCTGCAGGCCGAGGTGGTCGAGGCGCTCGCGCCCACCGCGCTGGTCTTCGAGATGTTGACCGAGGACGGCGCGCGGCGTGTCACCCCCGACCTCGCCGCCGATCCCGTCGCGCTGGAAGAGGTGTTGATGTGGTCCGAAAGCGGATGGCCCGATTTCGCCATGTACTATCCCTTGATCGCCTATGCGCAAACCGGGCCGATCTATGGCGCGCAAGTGGTGCGCGAGGCGGCACAAGGGGCTTTTGCCAACGGGGCCGCGGCGACCTTCGGCGCGGGGGCCGCGCGGTTCGGCCTCGACCGTCCCCTGCCGGAGGAAGAGCAGGCCGCGCGCGAGGCCGCACAACTGGCCGCCCATTGCGATGCCCTGCCACCCGAGATCCTGCCCGGCTTCGTCGAAGCGCAACGCCTGCGCGACGCGGTTCTTGCCCGGGTCGCGCTGGATGCGCTGGCCCGGCATGGCGCGCCGGTGGCGATCATCACCGGCAATGGCCATGCGCGCCGGGATTGGGGCATTCCCGCCCTCCTTGCCGTGGCCGCACCCGAGCTTGAGGTGGTCAGCCTCGGACAGTTCGAGGCACCGCCCGACGCAGACACGCCCTTTGATCTTTGGGCGCTCGCCGATCCGGTTGCACGGCCCGATCCCTGTGCCGCCTTTCGCTGA